From Drosophila nasuta strain 15112-1781.00 chromosome X, ASM2355853v1, whole genome shotgun sequence, one genomic window encodes:
- the LOC132797365 gene encoding calcineurin B homologous protein 1, protein MGLTNSHQLSAAELQAHQAATGLSIEQLDQLHARFLALDRCQRGYLTPTELLRIPQLAQNPLHRQIIDGFFGHTNTGMGTGTETGTRSDSDSDTDTDSMSRDRINFGQFVRTCATFLVPQCDHPPHQRLDGRVHKLRLLSHMFDTQRRGRIERTDFRKVMTTLLNGSPPPSDGVANVHPHSSESELQLLEELAFGERESSTYEEFEERLATVDVESKLAVSKWLEEEEKEKEMEKEEKGKRT, encoded by the coding sequence ATGGGCCTAACgaacagccatcagctgagTGCCGCCGAGCTGCAGGCGCATCAAGCGGCCACCGGGCTATCAATCGAGCAGCTTGATCAGCTTCACGCTCGCTTTCTGGCGCTGGATCGTTGCCAGCGTGGATATCTAACGCCCACAGAGCTGCTGCGAATACCGCAGCTGGCACAGAATCCATTGCATCGCCAGATAATCGATGGCTTCTTTGGCCACACAAACACGGGGATGGGAACGGGAACGGAAACGGGGACGAGGTCAGATTCGGATTCGGATACGGATACGGATTCGATGAGTAGGGATCGCATCAATTTCGGACAATTTGTACGAACGTGTGCAACGTTCTTGGTGCCACAATGCGACCATCCGCCGCATCAACGTCTCGATGGACGTGTTCACAAGCTGCGCCTGCTCTCCCACATGTTCGACACCCAGCGACGCGGTCGCATCGAACGTACCGATTTTCGCAAGGTGATGACGACCTTGCTGAACGGTTCGCCGCCTCCCTCGGATGGTGTGGCCAATGTGCATCCGCACAGCAGCGAATcggagctgcagctgctggagGAGCTCGCTTTTGGGGAGCGAGAGAGCAGCACTTATGAGGAGTTCGAGGAGAGGCTGGCAACGGTCGATGTGGAGTCCAAATTGGCAGTTAGCAAATGGCTAGAGGAGGAAGAAAAGGAGAAGGAGatggagaaggaggagaaggggAAGCGCACgtga